The Lodderomyces elongisporus chromosome 6, complete sequence region TACTCTtgttctttcaatttcctcTTGGCAATTTCCCCATCTGATGCATTAATCTCTTGCTCGACAATTGGCAACACCtttagttttctttttggtctATTTTGTAAGTCATTGATAAATTCAAAAGGTCTCATGGCAAGTGTTTTCCACAAGGTTTCAAAGAATttatctctttcttctcttgtCGGAATTCTTAATGAGATATTATTTGTTGGACTTTCGAATCCAAATAATGCTCTGATATCATGGGGCAAGTCGCCTACTGGACACTCGGCAATACCAAGCAATAACACTTTTTCATTGCTCTTGAGGCCACGAAGCAAGCTAGTCAACGTTGCTTTTGCCGAAAACGGTAAAACCTCAAACCACACATCTATACTAGGAATCAAGATAATTGCGGGTTGGTGTCTCTTGGCTTCAATGAATGCTTGGATTATAGTCAGCTCGGGCGTGCGAGTGGAGTCTCCAAACATCGTTCCTAAATCTAAAGATTGTACTTGAAAACCCTCTAAATAATTGAGAATGGCTGCACCGAGGTATTGCTGGCCATTACCCTCAGCCCCGCTTATCAATAAATGAGGTTTACAAACTCTTGAACTTTCCAAGTTTTTCAAGAGCTGCTGCTTGTAAAATCCACCATCGGGATCATTGATTGTTGGATCCAAGTACTTTGCCTCTTCCAATGCagtcattttcttttttcctcctaCTAAGGTGgaggaaattgaagaagatgaggCCGGAAGCAAATTATTCAATTTAGTAATGATATGATTGAATTCGTGCTCTAACAATGGCTTTAAGCGGTCAGGAAGAGGAGATGAACCTCCCGAAGTAGATCGTGCGCTCGAAGGAACAATTTTATCCAAAGCTTGCATAAAATCTTTGGCAATCACTTTGACTTTTGATGGATTGACTTGCAATTTGTGGTTGCTTTCATATATTTGTGGGTATTTCCGTTGGATACTATTGAGTGCTGCCTCTGTACACAATGCTCTCAAATCCGCACCTCCGTATCCCTTAGTGAGCTCTGCCAAATGGCCTATAAATGTATCGTCTAAAGAAGGGACCCATTTCCGCGTTTGGATCTTCAAAATCTCTTTACGAGCATTGATATCAGGAAGTGGAAAGTAAAACTCTCTATCAAATCGACCTGGTCTTCTTAATGCCGGGTCTACTGCATCTGGTCTGTTTGTCGCACCAATCACAATAACTTGTCCTCTATTATCCATCCCATCCATCAAGGCCAATAAAGTGGACACAATACTGGCGTGGATCTGTTCCTGCTTTGATGAACGCACAGGTGCTAACCcatcaatttcatcaaagAATATAATCGATGGTTGTTGGTTTTTCGCTTCTTCAAAAAGCAATCGAAGCTGTCTTTCTGCCTCACCAACCCATTTACTCAAACAATCAGCACCTTTTCTCATAAAGAACGTGATTTTTCTCTCAGAAGTGGAACAGCTTGCAGCAAGGGCTCTAGCCATCAAAGTCTTACCTGTACCAGGGGGACCATGGAACAATACACCTCTTGGTGGAGTAATCGCAAAGTTTTGGTAAAGTTCAGGGTACAACAATGGCAACGCAACCATCTCTTTCAATTGATTAATATAGTTGTCCAAACCTCCAACTGCAGAAAAATCAATATTCATATCGACACCCAAAGGATCGGTATCACTAAggttattcttctttttcttgtcaTCTGACCCACCAGTTATTAATTTGCCCCCGGTAGTCTTGTCCTTTTTCGGTACTTTTTTCGAAACTGTTGCTTCACCATTGATTGGAGCTATTTCATCTTCAGAAGAATCTGAATCACTAATGTTATTTCCTATGGCAGTCAAGTTGTTCTCATTGTTGACTCCTGGTAATGGGATCCCTCCTGGAGGAATGTTTGTTCCAAATAGTGATATTACGTCGCTACCACCAAAGGGACCTGCCGTTGGGTACAATAGCTGTCTAAATTCGTTTTGCCTTGCTGGTCTACCTCTCCTACCTCTAACACCGGTTGGAGTAGTTGTTCTCTCAATCGGAATATCATTCATTATTGGAGGCGGAATTGTATAGTCGACACGAGCGCGCTGTCGTAACTTGTGTGGGGCCGGTTCTGATTCATGGATCGGTGAGGAATCGTATAGTTCTGCAATTTCGCGCTTAatatcatcgtcatcgccTTCTTCAATCGTTGTATTGACCAAATTATCAGTTTCTTCGAGAAACTTACCCGATCGTGTAGTTCGTCTTGCCTCTGGAGTTTGTgttctttcctttctcgttgtattattatttcttttctttttcgatTTTGATCTCGATCTCGGTTTAGATTTCGATTTCGATTTCGATCCAAACAGaatatcatcttcttcgtcCCATTCATTCTCGTCCTCCACGATAAATGCCTCAcgtttttttctctcaaCAAAATCGTCGTCATCAAGCAAGagatcatcatcatcatcgtcgtcgtcgtcatcatcgCTACCATGAAAGTCTTCGTCATCGGACTCCACATGTCGTCTGCGACTCCTACTTCTTCCTTGTGAGTTCAGTTGACGCTTCCTTTTCCTTGGTCGAGAAACCTCATCCTCGTCAGACTCGTCATTGAATGCATCCTCGTTATAATCCTCttcgtcgtcatcatctttttctgGCGAGGAGGGCTCAGCAAGTGgatcttcctcctcctcctcctcttcttcatcatgttcttcttcttcattcttCACAGCAACCTCTCTCCCTTCATTTCCAACTTCATGGCCATTTTGTTCACTTGAATTGCCATTGTTCTGGCTAACAGTGTTCTTTGCTAAATCCACTTCTTCATTAACTGCTTTCTCAAATTCATTGTATTCATCGTCTTCATCATCCTCTTCCTTGTATGATGCTCTTTTCAAGGACCTTCTCTTTGGCTTATGATCATCGCTCTCTTCAGAAGAGTATTCATCGGTATCGTATCTTGTAGTATTTTTACGCCGCATTTTCAATTAATTATAAATTGGTTTTTAATTGGATTTTTGAATTGTGATTTATGGAGTATAGATTTATCAAGCTAtgaaatattgaaaataataagTTGTATCACGGTCAAGAATGTGTAAATTGTGCTCTTCCTAATAAAAAAGGCtttgagaagaaaaaaaaaaaaagaaaacaaagaaaaaaaaagaataaatgcAACACTTTAAATACTCTAGACTTTGAAATCTTTGATTATAAATTGAATTGCTTTAATCTATTTCCCTTCTATCCTTAGTTGTTGAATAGAGCTTGAGCTTTTTAATGGAATTCATTTGCTTTTAtgagaattgtttttgtctgAGAATAAATATAAGTGCGAATTTTGGAGTGGGAATTGTTTTGGTGCGCGCACGCATTTTTGGCCCATAGTTAAGCACTAGGATCAACATCACCAAACACCTGAATGCAGAAAAATTTTAAACAAACCCACTGAgaacaactttttttcgAGCTTCTCCTACTTGTGATCAAGTGTTACAGCTGctacaaattttttttttcaagtaatACAGTAAAGAGCAAGGTTTTGACATTTTGATGTTTAGGGATTCTCTATAGTTTGTGTATAACTAAGaagaacaattttttttttgttctttcctaggttttttggttttacaCCTGTAAAACTAATACACTTACTGGCAACACATCTTTCATTATCGAAATGGTGAATGACATCAACTGTAGTCTGTGCTGTTGTTCAGTTTGCAGCCATTAAATTTTTgcacccaaaaaaaagatgataaaaaaaaaatgaaaaacagaaaaattCTGCATGGTATATGTAATCTCTCCCGGCCCTTTTCCCGGCCCCCCCTCCCACAATTTTTCTTCGACTGTTGAAGGAAAATGTTTCCCCCATTCTCGCACAGCAGAAGGGGAAAAGGGGgaggaaggaaaaaagttttattctttaaatCTTGCTGCTTAATCCCTTGTTTTTTCGTGTTATTGCTCTCTATCAAAGAATAACTATTGTATTCGGATAatgaggaagaaagaaaggaaataaTTACCAGTCACGTGACAGTCGTCCTTTCTCTCTACTTTTGTATGtataaattataaaaaaaaatatatactcAATTGGTTCTTCCATTAAACACAAATGTAAATGCTGACAAGTGTGATGGCATATGTTTCTGAGAGTAGCTTTTGCTATATTCTATTAAAAACATCTTATCTCAATGTTACTTTTGGTACAAGTTACTCTTTAGCTATAAcgtgaatatatatatatatataaataaataaataaattagtAATGCATCGCTGAAACAAGGATATACAATCCTTTCCAATGACTATGCATTGATTTATTTACATGAGACGGTCTACTTatttgaatatatatatatataactaGATATAATTtatgcaaaaaaaggttttcACATATCCAAGCGGTATAACTATTTCTGTTCTGGAGCTATTCTTatatcaattttttgtaaagGCAATTTGAACTTTCCTGAATTGGCTTGTTGGCCATATTGGTCATCAGCACCAAAACGTGCAAACTCGCTAGTTCTTTTCGTTTTATCAACATTCATCCTATCCAATATAATTCCAGACAACTCGTGCATTACTGGTTGGATCAAGATAGAAGCAATCCTAACGCATTCTGAACAGATAAATGTATAGtaattgatcaatttctGATAACTTTCTTTCGTTTCCTGTTGCGTTTGCTCATCGGCAATAGCAGAAACATAAGACCATGGGTGTGAAAGTTGGAATATTTGATTGGCTTGATTTATAGCCGACCACCATGCTTGAATGGCTCGGTTGTATCTATATTCCTTTACCTCGTCATTCATTA contains the following coding sequences:
- the YTA7 gene encoding TAT-binding protein-like protein 7, AAA ATPase (BUSCO:EOG092606O3), translated to MRRKNTTRYDTDEYSSEESDDHKPKRRSLKRASYKEEDDEDDEYNEFEKAVNEEVDLAKNTVSQNNGNSSEQNGHEVGNEGREVAVKNEEEEHDEEEEEEEEDPLAEPSSPEKDDDDEEDYNEDAFNDESDEDEVSRPRKRKRQSNSQGRSRSRRRHVESDDEDFHGSDDDDDDDDDDDLLLDDDDFVERKKREAFIVEDENEWDEEDDISFGSKSKSKSKPRSRSKSKKKRNNNTTRKERTQTPEARRTTRSGKFLEETDNLVNTTIEEGDDDDIKREIAELYDSSPIHESEPAPHKLRQRARVDYTIPPPIMNDIPIERTTTPTGVRGRRGRPARQNEFRQLLYPTAGPFGGSDVISLFGTNIPPGGIPLPGVNNENNLTAIGNNISDSDSSEDEIAPINGEATVSKKVPKKDKTTGGKLITGGSDDKKKKNNLSDTDPLGVDMNIDFSAVGGLDNYINQLKEMVALPLLYPELYQNFAITPPRGVLFHGPPGTGKTLMARALAASCSTSERKITFFMRKGADCLSKWVGEAERQLRLLFEEAKNQQPSIIFFDEIDGLAPVRSSKQEQIHASIVSTLLALMDGMDNRGQVIVIGATNRPDAVDPALRRPGRFDREFYFPLPDINARKEILKIQTRKWVPSLDDTFIGHLAELTKGYGGADLRALCTEAALNSIQRKYPQIYESNHKLQVNPSKVKVIAKDFMQALDKIVPSSARSTSGGSSPLPDRLKPLLEHEFNHIITKLNNLLPASSSSISSTLVGGKKKMTALEEAKYLDPTINDPDGGFYKQQLLKNLESSRVCKPHLLISGAEGNGQQYLGAAILNYLEGFQVQSLDLGTMFGDSTRTPESTIIQAFIEAKRHQPAIILIPSIDVWFEVLPFSAKATLTSLLRGLKSNEKVLLLGIAECPVGDLPHDIRALFGFESPTNNISLRIPTREERDKFFETLWKTLAMRPFEFINDLQNRPKRKLKVLPIVEQEINASDGEIAKRKLKEQEYNDTKLKNVLKIKLASLMDLFKVRYKRFKKPIVDENLLYHLFDPSVLDNPLNNYQVLYIRSEDPGCENMIKDLTTGHNYYNMDLDTIEERLWNGFYSEPKQFLKDLRLILKDSITSGDRDRVLKANEMITNAQFGIDDFSTPEFIKSCKEMRERDLIRQKKLLSEHEKLKQKLVAADATLLDQAKILAPAEEGHNNNSNTEVVAPNSEIKADTEQPQGNNSSIHMVLSSNRVDEPVRVESNINGIINDTGDNNTTATTTSTIATATINNNNNDLSRNNESIASQDGKNVTEAEKLGDVAMEEDSESEAESEVNFDTTKEVKLDTVEVDALKNKVLEFTESYNVEKLELVMARLMDVIWTDRNEWNKASTLKAIKQTILSLEQTL